One Hordeum vulgare subsp. vulgare chromosome 4H, MorexV3_pseudomolecules_assembly, whole genome shotgun sequence DNA window includes the following coding sequences:
- the LOC123447499 gene encoding NADH dehydrogenase [ubiquinone] iron-sulfur protein 1, mitochondrial, whose protein sequence is MAFLARALRHSKPYLPSRGPAAGASCRWISSTAAAGSPEAGAAVAPADPEMPPPREPVGGARVELPPNPEDALEVFVDGHAVRIPKGFSVLQACEVAGVDIPRFCYHSRLSIAGNCRMCLVEVEKSPKPVASCAMPALPGMKIKTNTPIAKKAREGVMEFLLMNHPLDCPICDQGGECDLQDQSMAFGADRGRFTDMKRSVVDKNLGPLVKTVMTRCIQCTRCVRFASEVAGVQDLGMLGRGSGEEIGTYVGKLMTSELSGNVIDICPVGALTSKPFAFKARNWEMKGTETIDVTDAVGSNIRVDSRGPEVMRIVPRLNEDINEEWISDKTRFCYDGLKRQRLNDPMIRGPDGRFKAVTWRDAIAVVAEVLNQVKPEEITGVAGKLSDAESMMALKDFVNKMGSDKVLCEGNGPNPPADIRSNYLMNTSIAGLEKADVFLLVGTQPRVEAAMVNARIQKTVRATQAKVGYIGPPADFNYDTQHLGTGPDTLVEIAEGRHPFCSILKSAKNPVIIAGAGLFEREDQGAVFSTIETVAKKFNVTRPDWNGLNVLLLHAAQAAALDLGLVANPTESVKSAKFLYLMGADDINLDNLPADAFVVYQGHHGDKAVYRANVILPSSAFSEKEGTYENTEGCTQWTIPAVPTVGDARDDWKIVRALSEVAGAPLPYDSVAAVRSRIGMVAPNLVRVDERETSVISAEVKPPVKQQVSPAPFKAAVENFYMTDAITRASKIMAQCSATLLKK, encoded by the exons atGGCCTTCCTCGCGCGGGCGCTGCGCCACTCGAAGCCGTACCTGCCGTCGCGCGGGCCCGCGGCGGGCGCGTCCTGCCGCTGGATCTCCTCCACGGCCGCCGCGGGCTCCCCCGAGGCCGGCGCGGCCGTGGCGCCCGCCGACCCGGAGATGCCGCCGCCGCGGGAGCCCGTCGGGGGCGCGCGCGTCGAGCTGCCGCCCAACCCGGAGGACGCGCTCGAGGTGTTCGTCGACGGGCACGCCGTGCGGATCCCCAAGGGCTTCTCCGTGCTCCAGGCCTGCGAGGTCGCCGGCGTCGACATCCCGCGCTTCTGCTACCACAGCCGCCTCTCCATCGCCGGCAACTGCCGCATGTGCCTCGTCGAGGTCGAGAAGTCGCCCAAGCCCGTCGCCTCCTGCGCCATGCCCGCCCTCCCAG GGATGAAGATTAAGACCAACACACCAATTGCGAAGAAGGCAAGGGAGGGTGTCATGGAGTTCTTGCTGATGAACCATCCGCTCGATTGCCCAATCTGCGATCAGGGCGGGGAGTGTGACCTCCAGGATCAGTCCATGGCCTTTGGGGCTGACCGTGGTCGTTTCACCGACATGAAGCGGTCGGTTGTGGATAAGAATCTGGGCCCCTTGGTGAAGACGGTGATGACCCGTTGCATCCAGTGTACAAG GTGTGTCAGGTTTGCATCTGAGGTTGCTGGTGTTCAAGACCTGGGCATGTTAGGCCGTGGCAGTGGTGAAGAAATCGGAACATATGTGGGGAAACTCATGACAAGTGAACTATCTGGAAATGTTATTGATATCTGCCCCGTTGGAGCTCTTACATCCAAGCCGTTTGCATTTAAAGCTAGGAACTGGGAGATGAAGGGCACTGAGACTATTGATGTTACTGATGCAGTAGGGTCCAACATCCGTGTTGACAGCAGAGGTCCTGAAGTTATGCGCATTGTTCCTCGCCTCAATGAG GATATCAACGAAGAATGGATATCTGATAAAACACGGTTTTGTTATGATGGTCTGAAGAGGCAAAGACTAAACGACCCTATGATTCGTGGTCCTGATGGCAGGTTCAAGGCAGTGACATGGCGTGATGCTATTGCGGTTGTTGCTGAGGTTTTGAATCAAGTCAAACCAGAAGAAATTACTGGAGTCGCTGGCAAACTTTCTGATGCAGAATCCATGATGGCGCTGAAAGATTTTGTTAATAAAATGGGTTCCGATAAGGTGCTCTGTGAGGGAAATGGTCCGAATCCACCAGCAGATATTCGATCAAACTACCTAATGAATACTAGCATTGCTGGTCTTGAGAAAGCCGATGTCTTCCTTTTGGTTGGTACGCAG CCTAGGGTGGAAGCTGCTATGGTGAATGCAAGGATTCAGAAGACTGTTAGAGCAACACAAGCAAAGGTGGGCTACATTGGTCCTCCGGCAGACTTCAACTATGACACTCAGCATCTTGGCACAGGGCCAGATACCCTTGTTGAGATAGCTGAGGGCCGGCATCCTTTCTGCTCAATACTAAAGTCTGCAAAGAACCCAGTAATCATCGCTGGAGCTGGGTTATTTGAACGGGAAGACCAAGGTGCTGTGTTCTCAACAATTGAAACTGTAGCCAAGAAATTCAATGTGACGAGACCAGACTGGAATGGCCTCAATGTCCTATTGCTCCATGCTGCACAGGCCGCAGCTCTTGATCTGGGCCTCGTCGCTAATCCTACTGAGAGCGTCAAGTCTGCCAAGTTCCTTTACCTGATGGGAGCCGACGATATCAACTTGGACAACCTTCCAGCGGATGCATTTGTTGTTTACCAAGGGCACCATGGTGACAAGGCTGTGTACAGGGCCAATGTTATTCTGCCGTCTTCAGCATTTAGCGAGAAAGAGGGCACCTACGAGAACACCGAGGGATGCACCCAGTGGACCATCCCAGCTGTCCCTACAGTCGGTGATGCTAGGGATGACTGGAAGATCGTTCGTGCTCTCTCCGAGGTTGCCGGGGCTCCACTGCCGTACGACAGCGTCGCAGCTGTGAGGAGCCGGATCGGTATGGTGGCCCCAAATCTTGTGCGCGTCGACGAGAGGGAGACATCTGTGATTTCTGCTGAGGTGAAGCCTCCGGTAAAGCAGCAAGTGAGCCCGGCTCCATTCAAAGCTGCCGTGGAGAACTTCTACATGACCGATGCAATCACACGGGCTTCAAAGATAATGGCTCAGTGCAGTGCAACCTTGTTGAAGAAGTGA